One segment of Acidimicrobiales bacterium DNA contains the following:
- a CDS encoding DUF4389 domain-containing protein, whose product MDPETFNPYPVNLSVDYDQAARNRLTVGFRIFTTLPILVVLSLLGSGQINSGYGWSFGAGGVIFLPTLLMVLFRRKYPGWWFDFNLNIVRFGNRVFAYLLILRDEYPSTDEEQAVHIELPDPQGGAELNRWLPLVKWFLAIPHYVVLFFLYIAGAVISVIGWFVVLFTGRYPRSFHDFVVGLMRWSIRVQAYSVVLVTDRYPPFQLGP is encoded by the coding sequence GTGGACCCAGAGACGTTCAATCCCTACCCGGTCAACTTGTCGGTCGACTATGACCAAGCGGCGCGGAACCGTCTGACCGTCGGCTTTCGGATCTTCACGACCTTGCCCATCTTGGTGGTGCTCTCGTTGCTGGGCAGTGGTCAGATCAACAGCGGATATGGCTGGAGCTTCGGTGCCGGCGGAGTCATCTTCCTGCCCACCCTGCTCATGGTGCTCTTCCGGCGCAAGTACCCGGGTTGGTGGTTCGACTTCAACCTCAACATCGTCCGGTTCGGCAACCGGGTTTTCGCGTACCTTCTCATCCTGCGAGACGAGTACCCCTCGACCGACGAGGAGCAGGCGGTGCACATCGAGCTCCCTGACCCACAGGGCGGCGCGGAGCTCAACAGATGGCTCCCCTTGGTGAAGTGGTTCCTCGCCATCCCGCACTACGTCGTGCTCTTCTTCCTGTACATAGCCGGCGCCGTCATCAGCGTGATCGGCTGGTTCGTCGTGCTGTTCACCGGCCGCTATCCCCGCTCGTTTCATGACTTCGTCGTCGGCCTGATGCGCTGGTCGATCCGGGTTCAGGCCTACTCGGTGGTGCT